In the Primulina tabacum isolate GXHZ01 chromosome 7, ASM2559414v2, whole genome shotgun sequence genome, gtgatATTTTATTGATTCGTTGGTACACAATCATATTGAGAATTTATTTCATCACTTCCTATCGTCTTCTCTTTCGTTTTGATGTTGTATGAGTTTAAGAAACTATAACGAACGGTCAAATTTAGCGTTCATAATCGTCGTGATttttagaagttagattttcATTGTTTTTACACAAATCGATGCATTTTTGCACCTCACACGTCCGCAAATCAAAAATATTGGGCAAACACAAACtaatttgattggaaacatttTGGAACACAAGAATCATCATATAAAACACAGGTTGACAGCACGGTAActgcaaaaatttaaaattttattccgAAAGCACGGGATGTCTAGTTCATTAGATTCCATCTTCTAACTGTGCAATGATACTAACAAAGACCCGATATCCTTGGCACATGTCCGGAAGCAGGCAGTACTCATTCTTGGCATGGTACGTCGCCATTAGACCTGCACATTTCACCGAATCTTGTTAATGAATGCGTGAATTTGTCTTTGTCAACAAATATGGTACAAGTATACTGTGTCCCCTACACGCATCTCAGCTTTAACCTTTCTAGCCCGACACTGTATGAAGATTTTTCTGGgaaatcttcattttctttaaaattactATACAGAAAGATGCATCTGGTATCTTGAATAGAGGTATCCATATGGTGAAGATAGGCTGGTTACTTGGTAAATAAGGGGTATCAGCAACACAAATACTTGCACCTCGATGAGCATACACAGCTTATTCACCTGTGCTCATTAACATtcaattttttcataaaaagGGCAAGTGAATTCACCATTTTCTGATTTGCTTTCAATTAATTTCCATGTTTGAAATTTAGCCACAGGCCTACATGAATGGGTTTTCAGATATCGACCTTCGATTTCAATGTTGAAGACAATGTCAAAACTTTCCACAGTCCTCCCCATACAAAACTATTATTACTTTGACCCACATTAAAAATATAGACGCAGTCATACTCGCTCTCGCTACATTAAAAACATAGCAATCAATTTTCATATATAAACTGCTTACTTATGGAACCTACCAACCATCATCATTTATGACTACAAAATCACAGACTAATAGTGAAATTTCTTGTCAGGGACTTTCCTGAAGACAAATATAAAGGATATACATAAAGGTGATCGTAGCAGGATATCAACTAATagtagaaaatattaaaaatattgtaCGCAGTGAGTGAATCGTACCGTAACCAGAAGTCTGAACATCGAAACCTTCATCCTACAGTAAGACGTAAGAATGCAGATGAGGTGGAGAAAATCACATGTTTCCAAAACCCAAAAACTCGCATAATGAACTATTATACCTGTAATTCCCGTATGAGAGGCAAGCTACCGGTGATAGAATATGGTTTTACATGCCCAACAACTTCTTCCGTAGCTTTGCATAATACGTGGAAACCACGAGAATCAAGATTACAAGCTACTCCAGACATTGCTTCGTCAAAACTTATAGCAATTCTGCGGAATGAAAGAGAGAAGAATAGGCAAGAATCCAAAGAAAATAGAACCAAAACGACAAATGAACAAAATTAATTTGTTTTCAATTTTGAGCTGTGATACATGAATTTACAAACAGCCAGCTGGAAAAAGAAGAAAGAGACAGTTAAGCACCTTCCCCTGAGGTTCTCGTCAGGTAGACAGTATTTTGAAACAGGCCCTCGAGTGTCCAGCTTTTCTATGTTGGTGTTCAAGTCatcaacatattcttcaagctTATTAATCACATCAGTTACACTGAAATGAAGAATCTATTAGgaattcttttctttttcaatttttatgAAGTTTAAAAGCTTTCAAGGATTTCAATAAATAGTGAAATGTGCACTACCCACCTATAGAATGGGGTCAACCTGAGACAGTACAGTAAATTGTCAGATGTCAATCACAATGTGATAAAGATTATGTAATAGCCTCGAATTTAAATTCAACCTAACATCTCCAGAAATTCTACACTCGGCTGGAATCTGATTGATGCCGCCCCCTGGATCTGTCATTAATATAGTGACTTAGGAAAGAAAGGCCCCATAATAGACAAACAAACTATAGATACGCCAGGTACCATGTTTTACGGTGGAGAACTTACAATTCCACTGAGTTGGTTTCATGGTTGATGGTGTTGCAAAGCCATATTTACTTTCACTTGGATGTGGTGGAAAGTCTTTGTAAAACCGCGACTGAATTTCTTTAAGAGCTTCCATAGCAAGCTCCAATGGATTGATTGCCTGCAGGTATTCAGTaagaaaaagacaaaaaaaGTAATATGAAATATAATATGCAATCGTGGTATTAGCGTAACATATCTCAAATGCTAGAAAAAACGTAATTACGCGATCCAGCTATAATTTCAGATTCATTTCAGAAAGTGGACGTCATTGTTTAACAGATACCTTTTAGGATAAAATTAcgatatcaaattcgaaacCATAGAGAGCTAACACTGAGtagttgctaaataaacaacGATGATGTTATGAACAAAAGAGTAACTTTTATCACTCGATATCATGAAACAGAGCAAAGGTAACACATTCATGCAAAGTCTTATCATATTAATCCTTTCAAATGAGTTTATATAAGAAAACTCTAACAGGAAGTACCTTGTGGGCTAGACCACTGTGAAATAGCTTGCCACTAACATGAAGCTTCCATGGTATCATGCCACCAGTACCAATACATGGCTGTTTATCCGCGGTGTCAATCCAAAACCTGCGAGGAGAAACAAAACCACTTATTTATCAGCGACATCATTTGAATTTCCTATCAACACACTTAGTTCTAGAATTGATCATTGGGTTGGTCGAATATCCGTGGCACGTGGATTCAAATACTTAGGATGATGCAACGCACAATGGTCCATGCTTTAATTTATCAAGTAATCCAGCTCTCACTAATGCATCAACTCCAACTTGAGGAATAGATGAGTTCTCTTCACTAGCAATAAATACTGCAACCACAGTGGATTTAAGTGTAGGGTTTGACTCCCCAAGCTTCCGCATTAGTTCAGTCACAAGGGCAACATGCCCCAAACAGTCAGTTGTTCCGCGCCCTCTGAGTTTGTCTCCTTCAATGCTCAAAGAAAAAGGATCAAAATCCTGCACAAAAGTAATACAAATTTACAACAGGATCTGAGAGGAAACATTTGCCCATTGATTACACCAACACATCCAAATAGCTGCAGATTCCAATTTTATATAGCACATTCCTCTTTTTAACTATTTatagaatccataatccatCCTAAATAAGAAGAAAGGATTTCCTGATTAATCAAGGAAAAAGATCATTCCTTCCACTTTTGAAACTTAGCTAAAAGTTACCTTAATTAGCATTTGTTAAAATACATCTTGATTCTTACACCGATAATCGATAGCATTTTTCAAAAGATGGGAGCGTTCAAAGCAATGATTTTACTCTAATCACACAAAAGGTGAATTTTGAGGTAACAAATATCAGCCTAGAACAACAAATTGTCCACATTTTCAATTATAGATGGAACTTGAAGTCCTAAATCGATAATACGAGTTAAACTCAAAATGAATTTGTCCTAATCGTAAGAAaattaaatcccaacaaatactTCACTGCCTTCACATATCCGCATCGTATAATATGAAGAAAGGCAAGAAACAGGCAAAGCATTCAAAAAACCATCGGCACCAAAAAGtacaaagtttaaaaatagcatttcCTTCCAATCAACCAAAAcatgaaaacaaaaataaataaataaaactataAAATCCAGCACCACGGGCAAAATATCCATAGAAAAACACGAGAAGCACATTAAAATCAGTGAAAGCACAAAATTGGTCTAGAGTTTCAAATTCTAAAAATTGCACCACATCATACTAAACTCAATTTACCAATCGGACACACACGAAGAACTTTCATTCTCTTCATACTTGCAATCACAAATACAAATATTCACTCTCCAGTCTCCATAAGTTGAGCAATTCATTTACTTAAAGAACCGAAAATTAGCAGGATAATCAATAGCAAAACCATTCCAGAGGTCGTAAAACCCCAACAGGAAAGAGCACAAAAAATAACGTCCCTTtcgatcaatcaaatgatacaaaCAAAAAACATAACAAGGAAATAAAACGAAGGGACACACGTAAATCAGTGAAAACACAGGATTCTGAAAACTACAGCTAACTGGAAATGCGACACGTACCCAATCAGAAGGGTTCGCAGTGACGACGTCCATGTGCATACCAACAAAAGACAAGATCTTCCCGGGCTGAGTCCCGGGATACTCAACAATGAGATTCCCTCTGTTGGGCTTGTAAGTAACGTGGTTCAGGACAAGTGGACCGCCGCCAGTGGCGGTGCTGAAGGGGCGGAGGACATCAAGCACGTGCCTGACGATCCTGTCCTCCTCCGGGATGAGCTCCGGCGGGTTGTTCTGCACGTATTTGGACTCTCCGATCAGCTTCCCCAAAAGAGCGATAAAGGAATCCTTGTTCAGGTCCCCAAGAGTGTGCTCGACGCTTGCTGTCGCCATAGCCGCTGCGTACACTCCAAGCaggccaactcaactatagcacaaaaaaaaaaaaaaaaattgggcttTGGGCTTTAACTCAACTCACGCTGACTTATTCTACCCGTGAAATTCAAGTTCTGGCTCTCCCAAGAAAAGCTCGAGAAATGTTAAAAAACAGGTAACTGCGTGGGCCTATCCATGTCATCATTTCTTTTGTCTCATAATCTTGGGAATTTGGACTCGTCCCCAATGGAGAGATAaagattaaaattaaaaaaaaaatttacacacAATTAATTTCTAAGTATTTTaacttaatttattttatatataaaaacaagaaattcgaaatattttaaTTCTGCTTCCGAAGGTTCttccaattttttatttttatttgtaaaaaCACCCAGAAAATGGTTgcaattctcaaattttatgtCCACTTTGTTTTTATCACTATTTTTAGGCCaccttaattatttattttaccaacacTTGGTTTTTGGCTTACACCAATGGTTATACTGCTATTTGGTTTGACCGAGGTCTTCAAATTTGTATCGTATTCTCGTAcctcataaattataaaaatcattcCTCCTAATTTCACATAAAATTCAGAGATTTGCTTTAGAAACTATGCCACATTATGCCTGGgctcattattattattattatatgaaa is a window encoding:
- the LOC142552127 gene encoding acetylornithine deacetylase, coding for MATASVEHTLGDLNKDSFIALLGKLIGESKYVQNNPPELIPEEDRIVRHVLDVLRPFSTATGGGPLVLNHVTYKPNRGNLIVEYPGTQPGKILSFVGMHMDVVTANPSDWDFDPFSLSIEGDKLRGRGTTDCLGHVALVTELMRKLGESNPTLKSTVVAVFIASEENSSIPQVGVDALVRAGLLDKLKHGPLFWIDTADKQPCIGTGGMIPWKLHVSGKLFHSGLAHKAINPLELAMEALKEIQSRFYKDFPPHPSESKYGFATPSTMKPTQWNYPGGGINQIPAECRISGDVRLTPFYSVTDVINKLEEYVDDLNTNIEKLDTRGPVSKYCLPDENLRGRIAISFDEAMSGVACNLDSRGFHVLCKATEEVVGHVKPYSITGSLPLIRELQDEGFDVQTSGYGLMATYHAKNEYCLLPDMCQGYRVFVSIIAQLEDGI